Proteins from one Lacrimispora sphenoides genomic window:
- a CDS encoding APC family permease — MYQRGHTDMHSKRKIKNILLGNTLRSNDLEGEKMGILWGVPIMSSDAVSSVAYAIEEMLLVLAPVLGLSAVHYLGYITLPIILLFLVLAFSYSQIIANYPNGGGAYIVSSENIGRGSSMVAASALIIDYVMTVAVSLSAATAALISAFPEFADYRLLFALLFLCTITLLNLRGMKESSKLFGAPTYVFIIIMLVLITTGFVRLITGNLPPVHYSETIQPVAGGAGTISLFLLLRAFSSGCSALTGVEAVSNAVPSFREPSQRNAKRVLFILVGIIITILGGSVLLVTSLNIIPLEGKTVISQLGMAVFGPGPMFYILQFATSLILLLAANTAYNGLPTLLAILAEDGFVPRQFMHRGTRLSFSNGIMFIFFAVAFLLIVFKAETHYLIPFYAIGVFLSFTLSQYGMLARWIRVKGNGYWYKMCINGLGAIMTATGTVIVFVTKFSQGAWALAILIPVLVYIMHRIETHYQFVGRQLVVNDFMSHYHKSTSHDTNLCIVLTGGINRSVLKALNYANLITTNVVALHIATDEKQSQQLQKKWRETGIDIPLEVIMSPYRELIEPVEEYISKKEADLLPGEMITVVMSRFMEESWFANILHNQTTYFIIQRLRKHRNVSMVLVPYIYSTAFKPAPKQIDENTEKGRA, encoded by the coding sequence ATGTATCAGAGAGGACATACGGATATGCATTCAAAGAGAAAGATAAAAAATATATTGTTGGGAAATACATTGAGAAGCAATGATCTGGAAGGCGAAAAGATGGGGATCCTTTGGGGAGTTCCCATTATGTCAAGTGATGCGGTTTCCTCAGTGGCGTATGCAATTGAAGAAATGCTGCTGGTTCTGGCTCCGGTTCTGGGACTGTCGGCGGTTCATTACCTTGGATATATTACATTACCGATCATACTGCTGTTTTTAGTTTTAGCTTTTTCCTATTCGCAGATTATTGCTAACTACCCTAATGGCGGAGGCGCCTATATCGTATCTTCTGAAAATATTGGAAGAGGCTCATCAATGGTAGCCGCCTCAGCCCTGATTATTGATTATGTAATGACGGTAGCAGTCAGCCTTTCTGCTGCAACGGCAGCCCTCATTTCCGCTTTTCCGGAATTTGCAGATTACCGCTTGTTGTTTGCCCTGCTTTTTCTATGTACCATTACACTCCTTAATTTAAGGGGAATGAAGGAGTCTTCCAAGCTATTCGGAGCTCCTACTTATGTTTTTATCATTATTATGCTGGTACTTATTACAACCGGATTTGTAAGGCTGATAACGGGGAATTTACCGCCAGTCCATTATTCAGAAACGATTCAGCCTGTTGCAGGCGGAGCCGGAACGATCTCACTGTTCCTGCTGCTCAGAGCCTTTTCTTCCGGATGTTCGGCCCTCACTGGAGTGGAAGCCGTGAGCAATGCGGTTCCAAGCTTTCGTGAACCGTCACAGCGGAACGCCAAACGTGTACTTTTTATTCTGGTAGGGATCATTATCACCATTCTCGGAGGTTCGGTGCTGCTGGTTACTTCTTTAAATATCATTCCTTTAGAGGGAAAGACGGTGATCTCCCAGCTTGGCATGGCAGTGTTTGGACCAGGGCCAATGTTTTATATTCTACAGTTTGCAACCTCCCTTATTTTGTTGTTGGCTGCAAATACTGCATATAACGGTCTGCCTACGTTGCTGGCGATCCTCGCGGAGGATGGATTTGTGCCCCGTCAATTCATGCACCGCGGGACCAGGCTCAGCTTTTCCAATGGAATTATGTTCATCTTTTTTGCAGTAGCATTTTTGCTGATTGTATTTAAAGCAGAGACCCATTATCTGATCCCCTTTTATGCCATCGGAGTTTTCTTGTCATTTACCTTGTCCCAGTATGGAATGCTGGCCAGATGGATCCGGGTGAAAGGAAATGGCTATTGGTATAAAATGTGTATAAACGGCCTTGGTGCAATTATGACGGCTACGGGAACAGTCATTGTATTTGTGACTAAATTTTCACAAGGTGCCTGGGCGCTTGCCATTCTCATACCGGTTCTTGTTTATATTATGCACCGTATTGAAACTCACTATCAGTTTGTCGGCCGGCAGCTGGTAGTAAACGACTTTATGTCCCATTATCACAAAAGCACCAGTCATGACACCAATCTTTGCATTGTACTGACTGGAGGAATTAACCGGTCCGTGCTGAAAGCGTTAAATTATGCAAATTTAATCACTACCAATGTGGTTGCTCTGCACATAGCTACAGATGAGAAACAAAGTCAGCAGCTTCAGAAAAAATGGAGGGAAACAGGAATTGATATACCTCTTGAGGTCATCATGTCTCCTTACCGGGAGCTTATTGAACCGGTGGAAGAGTATATCAGCAAAAAAGAAGCCGATCTGCTTCCGGGAGAAATGATCACAGTGGTTATGTCCCGTTTTATGGAAGAGAGCTGGTTTGCCAATATTCTTCATAACCAGACCACTTATTTCATAATTCAGAGGCTGAGAAAGCACAGAAATGTTTCTATGGTTCTGGTCCCATATATTTACAGTACGGCATTTAAGCCTGCTCCAAAGCAGATAGACGAAAATACGGAAAAAGGAAGGGCATAA
- a CDS encoding MerR family transcriptional regulator — protein sequence MKKYTIGEVSDRLGLSRDTLRFYEKKGIIQPEKQKNGYRTYTYEDIKKLSSIMFYRRLNFSIEDIGRILYKSSFPSYCSMIQEKITEEKQQMEKHRQSLIHLTHLQKHYKNVEKYLNRYDQRPMPPHYQMPDNHFINQEGISDLCYICQEYGIEENQANQINEFFMIAEDTASIMKLKQALNGYPLLKQERCVYTVVESESPVLVSQAVLDAADWARQKGYSPLGVAYSGHLLSCAFKDTAKENQEKMADTPINYIEVYLPIQA from the coding sequence ATGAAAAAATACACCATTGGAGAAGTTTCCGACCGTTTAGGTCTAAGCCGTGATACCCTTCGCTTTTATGAAAAAAAGGGAATCATACAACCGGAAAAGCAAAAAAATGGTTACCGAACCTATACATATGAAGATATTAAAAAACTTTCAAGCATCATGTTTTACCGCAGACTAAACTTCAGTATCGAGGATATCGGCCGTATCCTGTATAAAAGCTCCTTTCCTTCCTACTGCTCCATGATTCAGGAAAAAATTACTGAAGAAAAACAACAGATGGAAAAGCACCGGCAATCCCTCATCCATCTGACTCATTTGCAGAAACACTATAAAAACGTAGAAAAATATTTAAACCGTTATGACCAAAGGCCCATGCCTCCCCATTACCAGATGCCGGATAATCACTTCATCAATCAAGAAGGTATCTCTGATTTATGCTATATCTGCCAGGAATATGGGATAGAGGAGAACCAGGCGAACCAGATAAACGAATTCTTCATGATCGCTGAGGATACTGCTTCCATTATGAAATTAAAACAGGCATTAAACGGCTATCCCTTACTAAAGCAGGAACGCTGTGTATATACCGTGGTTGAATCAGAAAGCCCTGTTTTAGTATCACAGGCCGTTTTAGACGCGGCTGACTGGGCAAGACAAAAAGGATATTCTCCTCTCGGAGTTGCCTACAGCGGGCACTTATTAAGCTGCGCCTTTAAGGATACCGCAAAAGAAAATCAGGAAAAAATGGCAGATACACCTATCAATTACATTGAAGTGTATCTGCCGATTCAGGCATAA
- a CDS encoding FAD-dependent oxidoreductase, whose protein sequence is MGEGKKKMVKCLVCGAVFEEGNEVCPVCGVGPENFVPYEEEERNYHKNTEELYLILGNGAAGVSAAEAIRERNSTCSIVMVTKEDCLPYSRPMLTKSVMGKDEREELLLHDPAWYEEKRILNLTGKQAEKIDTREKEVTFDDGIRLKYDKCIYALGSECFIPPIPGSEKNEVVAIRRLSDIEKLNSLLSDSKRAVVIGGGVLGLEAAWELKRTGLFVTILEQGDQLMKRQLDEEAGEFLRSIILEKGIDVKFQAVTQEIEGEEKVTGVRLKDGTVLPADLVVISAGVRANVSLAEEAGAKSGRAVIVNEHMETTVPGIYACGDCAEYEGINYAIWPQAVEMGKAAGANAAGERITYKTVTAALTFNGMDTSLFAVGDPGKDPGRTYEVRREEDGDKKLYKVYYSVEGKLTGAILIGDTSDMGRILEEIE, encoded by the coding sequence ATGGGAGAAGGTAAGAAGAAAATGGTTAAATGCCTGGTATGCGGTGCCGTATTTGAGGAGGGAAATGAGGTTTGTCCGGTATGCGGTGTAGGACCGGAAAATTTTGTCCCTTATGAGGAGGAAGAAAGGAATTACCATAAAAACACGGAGGAGTTATACCTCATACTTGGTAATGGTGCGGCTGGTGTCAGTGCGGCTGAGGCGATTCGTGAAAGAAATTCCACCTGTTCCATTGTCATGGTAACGAAAGAGGACTGCCTGCCTTATTCTAGGCCTATGCTGACGAAATCCGTGATGGGAAAGGATGAAAGAGAAGAATTACTTCTTCATGATCCGGCATGGTACGAAGAGAAACGAATCTTAAACCTTACGGGAAAACAGGCGGAGAAGATCGATACCAGGGAAAAGGAAGTCACCTTTGATGATGGAATCCGGCTTAAATACGACAAATGCATCTATGCATTGGGATCGGAATGCTTCATTCCTCCGATACCTGGAAGCGAAAAAAATGAAGTGGTCGCCATACGCCGGCTTTCTGATATAGAGAAGCTTAATTCCCTCCTTTCCGATTCAAAGCGGGCCGTGGTCATTGGCGGCGGCGTGCTGGGGCTGGAGGCAGCCTGGGAATTAAAAAGGACAGGTCTTTTTGTGACGATATTGGAGCAGGGCGACCAGCTCATGAAGCGCCAGCTTGATGAGGAAGCCGGTGAGTTTTTAAGATCCATTATACTGGAAAAGGGGATCGATGTGAAATTCCAGGCAGTTACCCAGGAGATAGAAGGGGAAGAGAAGGTGACCGGTGTCCGCCTTAAGGATGGTACAGTTCTGCCGGCAGATCTGGTGGTCATATCCGCAGGAGTCCGGGCCAATGTATCTCTGGCAGAAGAAGCGGGGGCTAAATCCGGACGGGCAGTAATCGTTAATGAGCATATGGAAACCACGGTACCTGGCATATATGCGTGCGGGGATTGTGCGGAATATGAAGGAATCAATTATGCTATCTGGCCTCAGGCCGTGGAGATGGGTAAGGCAGCAGGAGCTAATGCCGCCGGAGAAAGGATTACCTATAAAACCGTGACAGCAGCTCTCACATTTAATGGCATGGATACTTCCTTATTTGCGGTGGGTGACCCGGGCAAGGACCCTGGAAGAACCTATGAGGTGCGCCGGGAAGAGGATGGAGATAAGAAGCTTTACAAGGTGTATTACTCTGTAGAAGGAAAGCTGACGGGCGCCATACTCATTGGCGATACGTCAGATATGGGAAGAATCCTGGAAGAGATTGAATAA
- the asnB gene encoding asparagine synthase (glutamine-hydrolyzing) produces MCGIAGFYNPDHDYQKDKAYYENILEQMSETQKHRGPDDSGIWLFPQGGMSHARLSVIDLTTGRQPITKTEEGKTFGIVYNGEIYNTKELRRDLEERGHSFSTTSDTEVILTGYMEYGPDFAKQLNGIFAFAIMDPFRERLCLCRDRSGIKPLYYTIREGEIIFASELKGIFAYPGVRPVLDRKGLNEVFSLGPAHTSGCGVFKGINEILPGHMLLCSKDGFHLKCYWKLESRPHEDSYEETIEKTSFLVQDSIRRQMVSDVPICTFLSGGVDSSLVSAVCAAELKKQGKQLTTFSFDFINNDKFFKASTFQPSQDRPFVDQMVKFLDSDHHYLECDNGTQADRLYDSVLAHDLPAMGDIDSSLLHFCSMVKQFNKVALTGECADEIFGGYPWFHKEECFKAQTFPWTMDLGTRKAILKDEFLDYLKMDEYVMEAYEKSVAETPVLSEDNPKEARRREISYLNLRWFMQTLLNRMDRGSMYSGLEARVPFADHRIIEYVWNVPWDMKTRDGVVKSLLRQSGRGLLPDEILFRRKSPYPKTYDTNYETLLARRVEEMIAGGSAPVMEFLDEKKLEKLLASPSDYGKPWYGQLMAGPQMLAYILQINYWLEKYHISVE; encoded by the coding sequence ATGTGTGGAATTGCTGGTTTTTACAATCCAGATCACGATTACCAGAAAGATAAAGCCTATTATGAGAACATCCTGGAACAGATGTCAGAAACCCAAAAACACCGGGGACCTGACGATTCAGGGATCTGGCTCTTTCCTCAGGGAGGTATGTCTCATGCCCGTTTATCTGTCATCGACTTAACAACCGGCCGCCAGCCCATAACAAAAACCGAGGAGGGTAAAACATTTGGGATTGTGTACAATGGAGAAATTTACAATACCAAGGAGCTTCGCCGGGACTTAGAGGAGCGGGGCCATTCCTTTTCCACCACCTCTGATACAGAAGTGATTTTAACCGGATATATGGAATATGGGCCTGATTTTGCGAAACAGTTAAACGGTATATTTGCCTTTGCCATCATGGACCCATTCCGGGAACGCTTATGCCTTTGCCGGGACCGTTCCGGCATAAAGCCTCTCTATTACACCATACGGGAGGGAGAAATTATCTTTGCTTCGGAGCTCAAAGGAATCTTTGCATATCCGGGCGTACGTCCTGTTTTAGACCGGAAAGGCTTAAACGAGGTTTTCTCTCTGGGACCGGCTCATACCTCCGGCTGCGGAGTTTTTAAAGGAATCAATGAAATCCTCCCGGGCCACATGCTTCTCTGTTCTAAAGACGGCTTCCACTTAAAATGCTATTGGAAGCTGGAAAGCAGGCCCCACGAGGACAGCTATGAGGAAACCATTGAAAAAACCTCCTTCCTGGTTCAGGATTCCATCCGCCGGCAGATGGTTTCCGACGTTCCTATCTGCACATTTTTGTCAGGAGGGGTGGATTCCAGCCTGGTTTCGGCAGTCTGTGCTGCAGAACTGAAAAAACAGGGCAAACAGCTTACTACCTTTTCCTTTGATTTCATCAACAATGATAAATTCTTTAAAGCCAGCACCTTCCAGCCCTCGCAGGACCGCCCCTTTGTGGACCAAATGGTTAAATTTTTAGATTCCGACCATCATTATCTGGAATGTGACAATGGCACCCAGGCAGACCGGCTTTATGACTCTGTCCTTGCTCATGACCTTCCGGCCATGGGAGACATTGACTCCTCCCTTCTCCACTTCTGCTCCATGGTCAAACAGTTTAATAAGGTGGCTTTAACAGGGGAGTGTGCAGATGAAATATTCGGAGGATACCCCTGGTTTCATAAGGAAGAATGCTTTAAAGCTCAGACTTTCCCCTGGACCATGGACTTAGGAACGCGCAAAGCCATCTTAAAGGATGAATTTCTGGATTATCTTAAAATGGATGAGTATGTTATGGAAGCTTACGAAAAGTCTGTGGCGGAAACTCCCGTCCTTTCTGAGGATAATCCAAAAGAAGCAAGAAGAAGAGAGATTTCTTATCTGAACCTCCGCTGGTTTATGCAGACCTTATTAAACCGGATGGATCGTGGCAGCATGTATTCCGGCCTCGAAGCCAGGGTACCATTTGCAGACCACCGGATCATCGAGTACGTGTGGAATGTCCCCTGGGATATGAAAACAAGGGATGGGGTGGTAAAAAGTCTCCTTCGCCAGTCCGGAAGGGGGCTTCTGCCTGATGAGATCCTGTTCCGCAGGAAATCTCCGTATCCCAAAACCTATGATACCAATTACGAGACGCTTTTAGCCAGACGGGTAGAGGAAATGATAGCTGGCGGTTCCGCTCCGGTTATGGAATTTTTAGACGAAAAGAAACTGGAAAAACTCCTGGCCAGTCCTTCAGATTACGGAAAACCCTGGTACGGACAGCTCATGGCTGGTCCCCAGATGCTCGCCTATATCCTTCAGATCAACTACTGGCTGGAAAAATATCATATCTCTGTGGAATAA
- a CDS encoding citrate transporter, giving the protein MFDPYLVLTPTHYIYLIGVIVILTVMVLRKDTPLVCILFLFLLGLVGLKSLTGGIMTVFNAILYASREFMDIIATIALVTALSKCLKDLGSDYLMMIPMSKVMKTPTFTWWILGCTMLVFSLFLWPSPSVALVGAIMLPFAVKAGLDPLAAAMAMNLFGHGIALSYDFVIQGAPSISAAAASITTDQILIKGRPLFLVMGIVTVVSAYLLNRSEIAACCQEVHIQNAEEHHDIGIAAVIMAILTPLLFLADIFLMLAFNLKGGDATSMVSGTAVLVMCIGAILGFGRHSLEKVTSYVTEGFLFAIRIFAPVIIIGAFFFLGGEGISSIMGEQFQRGIMNDWAIWLAHNVPLNKYMAAFFQLVIGGLTGLDGSGFSGLPLTGSLAHTFGTAVGASVPILATLGQIAAIFVGGGTIVPWGLIPVAAICSVNPLELARKNLPPVMIGFLATFIAACFLL; this is encoded by the coding sequence ATGTTTGATCCTTATCTGGTGCTCACACCTACGCACTATATTTATCTCATCGGCGTCATTGTGATTCTGACTGTCATGGTTCTACGAAAGGATACGCCCCTGGTCTGTATCCTTTTTCTCTTCCTCCTTGGCCTTGTAGGCCTTAAGTCCCTGACCGGAGGCATCATGACTGTATTCAACGCCATCTTGTATGCTTCCAGGGAGTTTATGGATATCATCGCCACCATTGCCCTGGTCACAGCCCTGTCCAAATGCTTAAAAGACTTAGGAAGCGACTATCTGATGATGATTCCCATGTCAAAGGTCATGAAAACTCCCACCTTTACCTGGTGGATCCTTGGATGTACCATGCTGGTATTTTCCCTCTTTCTCTGGCCTTCTCCCTCCGTGGCTCTGGTGGGAGCGATCATGCTGCCATTTGCAGTCAAAGCCGGTCTGGATCCTCTGGCAGCTGCCATGGCCATGAACTTATTCGGCCATGGAATTGCTTTAAGCTACGATTTCGTCATCCAGGGCGCTCCGTCCATTTCAGCGGCAGCAGCCTCCATTACCACCGACCAGATCCTGATCAAGGGGCGGCCTTTGTTTTTGGTAATGGGCATTGTTACCGTGGTTTCCGCATATCTGTTAAACAGGAGCGAAATCGCTGCCTGCTGTCAGGAAGTCCATATCCAGAATGCCGAAGAACACCATGATATCGGGATTGCCGCGGTTATAATGGCGATCCTGACCCCTCTTCTTTTCCTGGCCGACATCTTTCTTATGCTGGCTTTTAATTTAAAGGGTGGAGACGCCACCAGCATGGTTTCCGGCACAGCCGTCTTAGTTATGTGCATTGGAGCGATTTTAGGCTTTGGCAGGCATTCTCTGGAAAAAGTAACATCTTATGTTACGGAAGGCTTTCTTTTTGCCATACGGATCTTTGCTCCCGTCATCATCATCGGGGCCTTTTTCTTTTTAGGAGGAGAAGGAATCTCCTCTATCATGGGGGAGCAGTTCCAAAGGGGAATTATGAACGACTGGGCCATCTGGCTGGCTCACAACGTTCCTCTCAACAAATATATGGCTGCATTTTTCCAGCTGGTGATCGGAGGCTTGACTGGCTTAGACGGTTCTGGTTTTTCCGGGCTGCCCCTTACCGGTTCCCTGGCCCATACCTTTGGGACGGCAGTGGGAGCTTCGGTTCCTATTCTGGCTACCCTGGGACAGATTGCCGCAATTTTCGTCGGCGGAGGTACCATCGTCCCCTGGGGACTTATCCCCGTTGCAGCCATCTGCAGTGTTAATCCCCTGGAGCTTGCCAGAAAAAATCTTCCTCCGGTTATGATCGGTTTTCTTGCTACTTTTATTGCTGCCTGTTTCCTTTTATAG
- a CDS encoding ATP-dependent nuclease yields MQITSVHIKNFKSIRDMEIQNVENALILVGKNNTGKTGVLDAIRAAAGAYEVTEEDFNEKKQNIEITMTLAITQEDLVSFHRGGVVSQYKRFDAWLHDFVTKLPSYREGSLTFTYQVNWNGVVRFKDGYRKNNRYIREIFPRLYYIDSERDLNQFQNDLLLFQEDDQLSKLRTHVCMFDSARECNQCFKCIGLINQKKPEELQIYETAKLLEYKMYQLNLNNFAEKVNDNYRKNGGYEEIHFSLNCNPCELFKVTAETYHVERGKLSPINNLSNGMKSLYMLSLLETYTEDEKRIPSIVIVEDPEIFLHPQLQKISSEILYRLSKKNQVIFTTHSPSMLFNFTRRQIRQVVLERDGYSIVRDRTDIDAILDDLGYGANDLLGVSFVFIVEGKQDKSRLPLLLEKYYSEIYDKEGNLSRISIITTNSCTNIKTYANLKYMNQVYLRDQFLMIRDGDGKNPEELAGQLCRYYDERSLEDIDKLPKVTRKNVLILKYYSFENYFLNPKIMAKLGVVEDEDAFYRTLFDKWKEYLYRLKSGKQFVEAVGKDMESPEDLKTHMEEFKIYMRGHNLYDIFYGPYKKQEGELLKQYIDLAPREDFSDILDAIDKFVYFESRKA; encoded by the coding sequence ATGCAGATAACATCGGTACATATTAAAAATTTTAAATCTATACGGGATATGGAAATTCAAAATGTGGAAAATGCCCTGATACTGGTGGGGAAGAACAATACGGGAAAAACAGGTGTCTTAGATGCCATACGCGCAGCTGCAGGTGCCTACGAAGTTACGGAAGAGGATTTTAACGAGAAGAAGCAGAATATAGAGATCACCATGACCCTGGCAATTACGCAGGAGGATCTGGTTTCCTTTCATAGGGGAGGGGTGGTGAGCCAGTATAAGCGGTTTGATGCATGGCTCCACGATTTTGTAACAAAGCTGCCTTCCTACCGGGAAGGAAGCCTGACCTTCACCTATCAGGTAAACTGGAACGGGGTCGTCCGGTTTAAGGATGGATACCGGAAGAATAACCGGTATATCAGGGAGATTTTTCCCAGGCTTTATTACATTGACTCGGAACGGGATTTAAACCAGTTTCAGAATGATCTGCTGCTTTTCCAGGAGGATGACCAGCTCTCAAAGCTAAGGACCCACGTGTGCATGTTTGACAGCGCCAGGGAATGCAACCAGTGCTTTAAATGCATCGGACTGATTAACCAGAAGAAGCCGGAGGAACTGCAGATCTATGAGACGGCTAAGCTGCTGGAATATAAGATGTATCAGCTAAACCTAAATAATTTTGCTGAAAAGGTCAATGACAATTACAGAAAAAACGGCGGCTATGAGGAAATCCATTTTTCCTTAAACTGCAATCCTTGTGAATTGTTTAAAGTAACAGCGGAGACTTATCATGTGGAAAGAGGAAAACTAAGCCCTATAAACAACTTGAGCAATGGTATGAAAAGCCTTTACATGCTGTCTCTTTTGGAGACTTATACAGAGGATGAAAAACGGATTCCCAGCATTGTCATCGTAGAGGACCCTGAGATTTTCCTTCATCCCCAGCTTCAGAAAATATCCAGTGAGATCCTTTACCGGTTATCCAAGAAGAATCAGGTGATATTTACTACTCATTCACCCAGTATGCTGTTTAATTTTACCAGACGCCAGATCAGGCAGGTGGTGCTGGAGCGTGACGGTTATTCTATTGTCAGGGACAGAACTGATATAGATGCTATTCTGGACGATTTGGGCTATGGAGCCAACGATCTTCTTGGGGTCAGCTTTGTGTTTATTGTGGAGGGGAAGCAGGATAAGAGCCGTCTGCCGCTGCTGTTGGAAAAATATTATTCGGAAATCTATGATAAGGAGGGAAACTTATCCCGAATCTCCATTATCACAACCAACAGCTGTACCAATATTAAGACGTATGCAAATTTAAAGTATATGAACCAGGTTTATTTAAGGGATCAGTTTCTGATGATCCGGGATGGAGACGGAAAGAACCCTGAGGAACTGGCAGGCCAACTTTGCCGGTATTATGATGAACGCAGTCTGGAGGATATCGACAAGCTTCCAAAGGTCACCAGAAAAAATGTGCTTATATTAAAGTACTATTCTTTTGAAAATTATTTCCTGAATCCCAAAATCATGGCAAAGCTTGGAGTGGTGGAAGATGAAGATGCATTTTACCGGACGCTGTTTGATAAATGGAAGGAATACCTTTACCGGTTAAAGAGCGGAAAACAGTTTGTGGAGGCAGTAGGGAAGGATATGGAATCTCCGGAAGATTTAAAGACCCATATGGAGGAATTTAAGATTTATATGCGGGGACATAACCTGTATGATATTTTTTACGGGCCATATAAAAAGCAGGAAGGGGAGCTGTTAAAACAATACATTGATCTGGCTCCCCGGGAAGATTTTAGCGATATTTTAGATGCGATTGATAAGTTCGTTTACTTTGAAAGCAGAAAGGCTTAG
- a CDS encoding sugar O-acetyltransferase gives MDLKEKMRSGKLYNCVDDALIAEQTSYLEILYDFNQTRPSEGEKRQEILKKLFAEIGKNCYIEPPLHANWGSHVHMGNDVYVNFNLTLVDDADIYIGNNVMFGPNVVVDTAAHPIRPDIRKRQIQFNVPVTIEDNVWIGAGAIILPGVRIGENSVIGAGSVVTKDIPANVVAYGSPCRVIREIGERDMKYYFRDWEIDPEI, from the coding sequence ATGGATTTAAAAGAAAAAATGAGAAGCGGAAAACTCTATAATTGTGTTGATGATGCCCTGATCGCGGAACAAACCAGCTATCTGGAAATCCTCTATGACTTCAACCAGACCCGCCCATCCGAAGGCGAAAAGCGGCAGGAAATTTTAAAGAAGCTTTTTGCCGAAATCGGAAAAAACTGCTACATAGAACCCCCGCTTCACGCCAACTGGGGAAGTCACGTACACATGGGCAATGACGTATATGTAAACTTTAATTTAACCCTTGTAGATGACGCCGATATCTATATAGGAAATAACGTCATGTTCGGCCCAAACGTTGTGGTAGACACAGCCGCTCATCCCATCCGCCCCGACATCCGAAAAAGGCAGATCCAGTTTAACGTCCCCGTTACCATTGAGGACAACGTATGGATCGGAGCCGGAGCCATCATCCTTCCAGGCGTCCGGATCGGTGAAAACAGCGTAATCGGAGCCGGAAGTGTTGTGACCAAGGATATCCCCGCCAACGTGGTAGCCTATGGAAGCCCATGCCGAGTTATAAGAGAAATCGGCGAGCGGGATATGAAATACTATTTCAGAGACTGGGAAATCGATCCCGAAATATAG